The following coding sequences lie in one Desulfovibrio psychrotolerans genomic window:
- a CDS encoding sigma-54-dependent transcriptional regulator encodes MSDHSHLLVLDDEKNYLLVLEALLSDAGYKVTALNDPETGLAFLEESEVDVVITDMKMPKLTGADVLAHVKKNYPQTPVLIMTAFGTIESAVEVMRTGAFDYITKPFSNDELLLAVQNASELAKAHRRYRLLHANLEERYGLKQIIGRSRAIKDVLAMVDRAAPSKSTVLITGESGTGKELVARAIHFSSPRKDGPFISVNCMALNPGVLESELFGHEKGSFTGAVAMKRGRFELAHGGTLFLDEIGELSQDIQVKLLRVLQERKIERVGGGEEVEVDIRVVTATNKDLMEEVQKGNFREDLYYRLNVVHIQLPPLRERREDIPLLATHFADKVVREQNVERRAFSTEAMDYMTGYEWPGNIRQLENVVERCMVLASHEMITVEDLPQEIRDEETQLKSAVDLLPVKLDLGETLEKIEAALIRRALVRSDFVQVKAAEMLNISKSLLQYKLKKYQITGH; translated from the coding sequence ATGAGTGACCATTCCCATCTGCTCGTCCTTGATGACGAGAAGAACTACCTGCTGGTGCTGGAGGCTCTGCTCAGCGATGCGGGCTACAAGGTGACCGCGCTGAACGATCCCGAGACCGGACTTGCGTTTCTGGAAGAATCGGAAGTGGACGTGGTGATCACCGACATGAAGATGCCCAAGCTGACCGGGGCGGACGTGCTGGCCCACGTGAAAAAGAACTATCCCCAGACGCCGGTGCTCATCATGACCGCCTTCGGCACCATAGAAAGTGCCGTGGAGGTCATGCGCACGGGCGCGTTTGACTATATCACCAAACCCTTCTCCAACGATGAACTGCTGCTTGCGGTGCAGAATGCGTCCGAACTGGCCAAGGCGCACCGCCGCTACAGGCTGCTGCATGCCAATCTGGAAGAACGCTACGGGCTCAAGCAGATTATCGGCAGAAGCCGGGCCATAAAGGACGTGCTGGCCATGGTGGACCGTGCGGCCCCCAGCAAGTCCACGGTGCTTATCACAGGAGAATCGGGCACGGGCAAGGAGCTTGTGGCGCGGGCCATCCATTTTTCCTCGCCCCGCAAGGACGGCCCGTTCATCAGCGTAAACTGCATGGCGCTCAACCCCGGCGTGCTGGAAAGCGAACTTTTCGGACACGAAAAAGGCTCGTTTACCGGGGCCGTGGCCATGAAGCGGGGACGCTTCGAGCTTGCCCACGGCGGAACCCTGTTTCTGGACGAGATAGGCGAACTTTCGCAGGATATTCAGGTAAAGCTGCTGCGCGTTTTGCAGGAACGCAAGATAGAGCGCGTAGGCGGTGGCGAAGAGGTGGAGGTGGATATCCGCGTCGTCACCGCCACCAACAAAGATTTGATGGAAGAGGTGCAAAAGGGCAATTTCCGCGAAGACCTCTATTACCGCCTGAACGTGGTGCATATCCAGTTGCCGCCGCTGCGGGAGCGCCGGGAAGATATTCCCCTGCTTGCCACGCATTTTGCGGATAAGGTGGTGCGTGAGCAGAATGTGGAGCGCAGGGCGTTCAGCACAGAAGCCATGGACTACATGACGGGCTACGAGTGGCCCGGCAATATCCGGCAGTTGGAAAACGTGGTGGAGCGGTGCATGGTGCTTGCCTCGCACGAGATGATCACCGTGGAAGACCTGCCGCAGGAAATCCGTGACGAGGAAACCCAGCTCAAGAGCGCGGTGGACCTGCTGCCCGTTAAGCTGGATCTGGGCGAGACTCTGGAAAAGATTGAGGCCGCGCTTATCCGGCGCGCGCTGGTCCGTTCAGATTTCGTGCAGGTAAAGGCGGCGGAGATGCTGAACATCTCCAAGAGCCTGCTTCAGTACAAGCTGAAGAAATACCAGATTACCGGGCATTAG